The following are encoded in a window of Butyrivibrio sp. AE3004 genomic DNA:
- a CDS encoding ORF6N domain-containing protein, giving the protein MAKEKDTEKNEITPVSETVIRSLIYTVRGQQVMLDSDLAMLYQVETRRLNESVKRNIGRFPESFCFQMTKEEYNSLKSQIATSNNEGRGGRRKLPYCFTEPGIAMLSAVLHSDTAVNVSVRIMNTFVEMRRFISNNALLFEKISNVELKQLEFQKETDAKFDKVFDYISDHAESEQKIFYDGQIYDAFSLIASLIQKAKKSLSLIDGYVDIKTLNLLAKKKKGVAVTIYTHPKTTLSQTDISNFNRQYPSLTVKGTTIFHDRFLVIDDTDVYHIGASIKDAGTKCFGITLIQDKQMASDLIKRLKTIK; this is encoded by the coding sequence GTGGCAAAAGAAAAAGATACAGAAAAAAATGAAATCACTCCAGTATCCGAAACCGTGATACGGAGCCTAATTTACACAGTCCGTGGGCAACAGGTTATGTTGGACAGTGACTTGGCTATGCTATATCAAGTCGAGACCAGAAGGCTTAACGAAAGTGTGAAGCGTAATATCGGTCGTTTCCCAGAGTCTTTTTGCTTTCAAATGACCAAAGAAGAATATAATTCTTTGAAGTCGCAAATTGCGACATCAAACAATGAAGGTCGTGGTGGACGCAGAAAGCTCCCTTACTGCTTTACAGAGCCAGGTATAGCCATGCTATCCGCTGTTCTCCACAGTGATACTGCTGTAAATGTCAGCGTCCGTATAATGAATACTTTCGTTGAAATGCGTAGATTTATATCTAACAACGCTTTGCTATTTGAAAAAATCAGCAATGTCGAATTGAAGCAGTTGGAGTTCCAAAAGGAGACCGATGCAAAATTCGATAAAGTATTCGATTACATTTCAGATCATGCTGAGTCAGAACAAAAAATATTCTACGATGGTCAGATTTACGACGCTTTCAGCCTTATAGCTTCTCTTATCCAAAAAGCAAAGAAAAGCCTGTCACTGATTGATGGATACGTTGATATTAAGACGCTGAATCTTCTTGCCAAGAAAAAGAAGGGTGTAGCCGTAACAATATACACTCACCCAAAAACGACTTTGAGCCAGACTGATATCAGTAATTTTAACCGCCAATACCCCAGTCTTACAGTCAAAGGAACAACCATATTCCATGACCGTTTTTTGGTAATCGATGATACTGATGTGTATCATATTGGTGCCTCTATCAAGGACGCTGGCACTAAATGCTTCGGAATAACATTGATCCAGGATAAACAAATGGCTAGCGACCTAATCAAGAGACTAAAAACAATAAAATAA
- a CDS encoding recombinase family protein produces MEKIFGYIRYYKNDTEKDLQQLDSQLRSLGVTNDKLIFHEFDKGTNKYNTMYKEILHRSTPGDTIITTDYTRISYSPVSLYNLFNTIKEYKLRLIIGNITFDCRDDTLSDHTKGMLDMLSIINDMVSDASEKRSSIAESKGNKLGRNALQYDDLPEDFRKLYPAIKNKDVSTTDVAKKLNVSRRTVYHYIYIAKDYEKENHIDLCIS; encoded by the coding sequence ATGGAAAAAATCTTTGGCTATATCCGTTATTATAAAAACGATACAGAAAAAGACTTACAACAGTTAGATTCACAGCTCCGTTCCCTTGGAGTAACTAACGATAAGCTTATTTTCCATGAATTTGATAAGGGTACCAACAAGTACAATACAATGTACAAAGAAATCCTACATCGGTCCACACCCGGTGACACAATCATCACCACAGACTACACACGTATCTCCTATTCTCCCGTTAGCTTATATAACCTTTTCAACACAATCAAAGAATATAAACTCCGTTTAATCATAGGAAATATCACTTTTGACTGTCGTGATGACACACTCTCCGACCATACAAAAGGTATGCTTGATATGTTATCCATCATAAATGATATGGTATCTGATGCTTCTGAGAAACGGTCAAGTATAGCTGAAAGTAAAGGGAATAAACTCGGAAGAAATGCTCTGCAATATGATGATTTACCTGAGGATTTCAGGAAGCTTTACCCAGCTATAAAGAATAAAGATGTCAGTACTACTGATGTCGCAAAGAAGTTAAACGTATCAAGGAGAACTGTTTATCACTACATTTACATAGCTAAGGATTACGAGAAAGAAAATCATATAGACCTTTGTATTTCATAG
- a CDS encoding peptidase G2 autoproteolytic cleavage domain-containing protein, with protein sequence MYDPTREYIPRSSRPEWSAVGLLGKLVCIDDGTAQVNSYVKVNDNSIATASTERTKYRVMERLDESHIKIMIL encoded by the coding sequence ATGTATGATCCCACTCGTGAATACATCCCCCGCTCTTCTCGTCCTGAATGGTCTGCAGTAGGTCTACTCGGTAAACTTGTCTGCATAGACGATGGTACAGCACAGGTAAATTCCTATGTTAAAGTTAACGACAATTCCATTGCCACAGCTTCAACAGAACGTACAAAATATCGTGTAATGGAACGTCTTGACGAGTCACACATCAAAATCATGATCCTGTAA
- a CDS encoding helix-turn-helix domain-containing protein, giving the protein MSDINMEEKKFLTIKDVSEVLHLGYNKTRKLFHLAGFPSIKLGGVYLIEEKDLFTYLDKHKGSQINV; this is encoded by the coding sequence ATGAGTGACATTAATATGGAAGAAAAGAAATTTTTAACAATTAAAGATGTATCAGAAGTATTGCATCTGGGGTATAATAAAACTAGAAAGTTGTTTCATCTTGCAGGATTTCCTTCTATTAAATTAGGTGGTGTATACCTGATAGAAGAAAAGGATTTATTTACATACCTGGATAAGCATAAAGGTTCGCAAATAAATGTGTAA
- a CDS encoding cysteine desulfurase family protein, which yields MNKTDKQFIYLDNSATTPLYPEVLDAMLPYLTASYGNPSSLYPLGRKAHAAIEHTRSIIASLINASPEEIYFTSGATESNNWVFYMNADKKCLCTAIEHASVINQPNIFTFNVTQEGFVDTSMLDYTLMDNPFELVSTMLANNEIGSIQDIQTIGEICHKHNVKYHVDATQGLCYLPIDVKKSHIDYLSASAHKIHGPKGVGFLYINKDENKDISSDITPLMYGGGQEQGLRPGTENVAGIVGFGKAIEVMMQRREDDLQKLTKLRNYMHYQIMNTIDDVEINGTYDFDRRLPGNLNYCFADIKSDELVEMLSEKGIYCSTGSACHNGSGKPSHVLKAIGLTDKQAMSSVRFSLGPDLDKTDIDVVVQTVINCVYTLRKY from the coding sequence ATGAATAAAACCGATAAACAATTCATCTACCTAGATAACTCAGCCACTACCCCACTCTATCCTGAAGTATTAGATGCAATGCTACCCTACCTTACAGCATCCTACGGTAATCCATCATCCCTTTACCCATTAGGTCGTAAAGCACACGCAGCAATAGAACATACCCGTTCCATAATAGCATCACTTATAAACGCTTCCCCTGAAGAAATCTATTTCACATCAGGTGCCACAGAGTCAAACAACTGGGTATTCTATATGAATGCAGATAAAAAATGTCTCTGTACGGCGATAGAACACGCTTCAGTGATAAATCAGCCGAATATATTCACTTTTAACGTCACACAGGAAGGATTTGTTGATACTTCTATGCTGGATTACACGCTTATGGATAATCCGTTTGAGCTTGTATCAACTATGCTTGCGAACAATGAAATAGGATCAATACAAGACATACAGACCATAGGTGAAATATGTCATAAGCATAACGTCAAATATCATGTGGATGCTACTCAGGGGTTATGCTATCTTCCCATAGATGTAAAGAAGTCACATATAGATTATCTTTCCGCTTCTGCGCATAAGATTCATGGACCAAAAGGTGTTGGATTCCTATACATAAATAAAGATGAAAACAAGGACATATCTTCTGACATCACACCTCTCATGTACGGTGGAGGACAAGAGCAAGGTCTCAGACCAGGCACAGAAAATGTCGCTGGAATTGTAGGCTTTGGTAAAGCTATTGAAGTAATGATGCAAAGACGTGAAGATGATTTGCAAAAGCTGACTAAACTTAGAAACTATATGCATTACCAGATTATGAATACCATAGATGATGTAGAGATAAATGGCACATATGATTTTGACAGAAGGCTTCCCGGAAATCTTAATTACTGTTTTGCTGATATAAAATCTGATGAACTTGTTGAAATGCTTTCAGAGAAAGGAATCTACTGTTCAACCGGTTCAGCATGCCATAATGGAAGTGGTAAACCGAGTCATGTTCTTAAGGCTATCGGTTTAACTGACAAACAAGCCATGAGCAGTGTAAGGTTTAGCTTAGGTCCTGATCTGGATAAAACAGATATAGATGTGGTTGTACAGACAGTGATCAACTGTGTATATACACTCAGAAAGTACTAA
- a CDS encoding transposon-encoded TnpW family protein — MLYHRLCRQVYRVDLLQTIQDEKSGGCIHEWDHTCASSLPTSTISRTIGKTTYSANLHFKEQGQTFSQKLKRVLKADCA; from the coding sequence GTGCTGTACCATCGTCTATGCAGACAAGTTTACCGAGTAGACCTACTGCAGACCATTCAGGACGAGAAGAGCGGGGGATGTATTCACGAGTGGGATCATACATGCGCTTCATCTTTGCCCACAAGCACGATATCACGCACTATAGGCAAGACAACCTATAGTGCCAATCTTCATTTCAAGGAGCAGGGACAGACCTTTTCACAGAAGCTGAAAAGGGTGCTGAAGGCAGATTGCGCATAA